Part of the Streptomyces antimycoticus genome, CGACCATGATGGGACCGGCGCATTCGCTGTCCGGAGCGGCGGCCTGGCTGGGGGTGGGGGCGGCGGCCGCGGCGGCCGGCCACTCGATGCCCTGGCCGGTGCTGGTCGCCGGCGCGCTGATCTGCGCGGGAGCGGCGCTCGCCCCCGACCTCGACCACAAGGCGGCGACCATATCGCGCGCCTTCGGGCCCGTCTCAAAGGGACTGTGCGAGGTGATCGACAAGCTCTCGTACTCCGTCTACAAGGCGACCAAGAAGCAGGGCGACCCGCGCCGCTCGGGCGGCCACCGCACCCTCACCCACACCTGGGTATGGGCGGTGCTGATCGGCGCCGGAGCCTCGGCGCTCGCCCTGGTCGGCGGGCGCTGGGCGGTGCTGGGCATCCTCTTCGTGCATATGGTGCTGGCCGTCGAGGGGCTGCTGTGGCGCGCGGCCCGGGTCTCCAGCGATGTCCTGGTATGGCTGCTCGGCGCGGCCAGCGCCTGGATCCTCGCCGATGTGCTGCACCAGCCGGGCAACGGCTCGGACTGGCTGTTCAGCGCACCGGGCCAGGAGTACCTCTGGCTCGGCCTGCCGATCGTGCTCGGCGCCCTGGTCCACGACATCGGGGACGCGCTCACCGTCTCCGGCTGCCCGATCCTGTGGCCCATCCCGATCGGCCGCAAGCGCTGGTACGCGCTCGGCCCGCCCAAGGGCATGCGTTTCCGGGCCGGCAGCTGGGTCGAGTTGAAGGTGCTGATGCCGGTCTTCATGCTGCTCGGCGGCATGGGTGGACTGGCCGCGCTCGGCGTCATCTGAACCCCGGACGGGACGAGGGCGGCCGCGCCGGGGC contains:
- a CDS encoding metal-dependent hydrolase; the encoded protein is MMGPAHSLSGAAAWLGVGAAAAAAGHSMPWPVLVAGALICAGAALAPDLDHKAATISRAFGPVSKGLCEVIDKLSYSVYKATKKQGDPRRSGGHRTLTHTWVWAVLIGAGASALALVGGRWAVLGILFVHMVLAVEGLLWRAARVSSDVLVWLLGAASAWILADVLHQPGNGSDWLFSAPGQEYLWLGLPIVLGALVHDIGDALTVSGCPILWPIPIGRKRWYALGPPKGMRFRAGSWVELKVLMPVFMLLGGMGGLAALGVI